The genomic stretch TCTTCTAATTGCGGAGAAAGTCCAGCAACCATATCGTTTTCTGGAGCAACATAAACAATTTCGCTCGCGACAACATCAGCTAGTTTGCCTTTCAAATCAAGAATGATTTGGCGTGCTGTTTTTTTACCAACGCTTGGAAATTTGGTTAAATAAACATCGTCTTCGGATTCAATAGCAGAAATCAGTGGAACGACATCGCCTGAAGCAATAATAGCTAGCGCGCTTTTTGGTCCAATGCCCGAAACACTCAATAATTTTTTGAATAAATAACGTTCTTCTGTTGTTTGAAAACCGAATAGAGAAATATTATCCTCCCGCACATGTTGATACAAAAAGACTTGCGCTTCTGTACCTTCTAATCGTTGAAAGGAAAACGGGTTTCCTGTAATTATTTGATAGCCGATTTGTCCTGCCTCGACAACAATATATTCGGGTGTAATCGTCGTAACGGTTCCTTTTATGTAATCGTACAATTTATTCGTCCTCTCTTCATTTCACGTCATACATTATATGATAGCATAAAACGGAACGTCTGTACTAGTTTTTGTTTATAAAAGAAACGCTTATTTAGTTTACATAATAATATTATTGACACCTTAAATAGATTGAATACTTTTTTTAATAACCGCCACAGAATTCGCAAATGCTTCTTTTTCTTTCTCATCTAATTTTAAAGAGATGATTTCTTTTACACCATTTTGACTTAAAACGGCTGGAACTCCGATAGCTAGACCACTTTCTCCGTATTCGCCATCGAGCACACAAGACACCGTTAAAGCACGCTGGCTCCCACTAAATATATGGCGACAAATCTCGACAATCGTACCACCTATGCCGTATTCTGTGCAGCCTTTTTGGTGGTAGATTTCAAAACCAGTATCCCGAGCAGTTTCACCTATTTGTTTCAAATCTAGTGCCTCGCCTAGTTTTTCCACACTATATTCATTCACTGGTTTACCATAAATAGATGAATGGGACCACACGGGGAATTGAGAATCTCCGTGCTCACCAAGGATAAAAGCATCGATACTTTGAGCAGCAATATCTAGTTTTTCTGCGAGTAAACGGCGTAACCTTGTTGTATCAAGCCATACCCCCGTTCCGAGTACTCGTTCTCTTGGTAAACCGGACAATTTCCACACTTGGTATGTGATGATATCACACGGATTCGTCGCGATTAAGAAAATACCATTAAACCCGCCTTTCATCATCTCGGGCACAATGCTTGAAACGATTCTTGAAGTACTTCTCAGTTCGTCTAAACGAGTTTGTCCTTCTTTTAAAGGACCAGCAGTTACAGTGATTACAGCGATATCTACATCTGCACAATCGCTCGCATCACGAACAGT from Listeria monocytogenes ATCC 19117 encodes the following:
- the ruvA gene encoding Holliday junction branch migration protein RuvA, giving the protein MYDYIKGTVTTITPEYIVVEAGQIGYQIITGNPFSFQRLEGTEAQVFLYQHVREDNISLFGFQTTEERYLFKKLLSVSGIGPKSALAIIASGDVVPLISAIESEDDVYLTKFPSVGKKTARQIILDLKGKLADVVASEIVYVAPENDMVAGLSPQLEEAVLALEALGYSTRELKKVIPKLSKEEDLTSDAYIKLALQLMTK
- a CDS encoding L-lactate dehydrogenase — translated: MKPRKVMIIGAGNVGTAAAHAFVNQKFVEELILVDLNKERVEGNRKDLADAAAFMPGKMDITVRDASDCADVDIAVITVTAGPLKEGQTRLDELRSTSRIVSSIVPEMMKGGFNGIFLIATNPCDIITYQVWKLSGLPRERVLGTGVWLDTTRLRRLLAEKLDIAAQSIDAFILGEHGDSQFPVWSHSSIYGKPVNEYSVEKLGEALDLKQIGETARDTGFEIYHQKGCTEYGIGGTIVEICRHIFSGSQRALTVSCVLDGEYGESGLAIGVPAVLSQNGVKEIISLKLDEKEKEAFANSVAVIKKSIQSI